Proteins co-encoded in one Polynucleobacter sp. MG-6-Vaara-E2 genomic window:
- a CDS encoding alpha-1,2-fucosyltransferase gives MNITTQIQGGLGNQLFQYATGKALSNRLKGSLLLDIDWFNHGWDDVTPRHFLLQELRLNYQIAQQGSAIKSSKKWRRIAQQFLPLSPYVLRDRPFRFNQTLNTFKPYASQDVYLMGYWQSFNYFESIRQDLIDEIKPITPLSTHYQNYLEKIENSCSAMVHIRRGDYVHLPNAAKVHGFLGLEYYQKGMDLLLAADSNSQFFVFSDDLDWAKANLPHQDRICFIENSSENSAPVQELFLMNRCQKHLIANSSLSWWGAWLSNSSAPMVIAPKHWTNDHEKYWHDLLPPQWQRI, from the coding sequence ATGAATATAACGACTCAAATTCAAGGCGGCCTTGGAAATCAACTCTTCCAATATGCCACTGGAAAAGCCCTTAGCAATAGATTAAAAGGGTCACTACTTTTGGATATTGACTGGTTTAATCATGGCTGGGATGATGTGACCCCAAGGCACTTTTTATTGCAAGAACTCAGGCTTAACTACCAAATTGCGCAACAAGGTTCCGCCATTAAATCATCAAAGAAGTGGCGTAGAATTGCCCAACAATTCTTACCTTTAAGTCCATACGTGCTTAGGGATAGACCATTTCGCTTCAATCAGACTCTTAATACATTTAAGCCTTATGCCAGCCAAGATGTCTATCTTATGGGTTATTGGCAATCCTTTAACTACTTTGAGTCAATTCGCCAAGATCTGATTGATGAAATTAAGCCTATTACCCCTCTGTCAACCCATTACCAAAATTATCTAGAAAAAATTGAGAATAGCTGCTCTGCAATGGTTCATATTCGCAGAGGCGATTATGTACATCTGCCTAATGCAGCAAAAGTGCACGGATTTTTAGGGCTAGAGTACTACCAAAAAGGTATGGATTTACTTTTAGCTGCTGACTCTAATTCGCAATTTTTTGTTTTCTCTGACGATCTTGATTGGGCAAAAGCCAACCTACCTCACCAAGACAGAATCTGCTTTATTGAAAACTCCAGTGAAAATAGTGCGCCCGTACAAGAGCTTTTTCTAATGAACCGCTGTCAAAAGCATTTGATCGCAAATAGCTCTTTGAGCTGGTGGGGCGCATGGCTTAGCAATAGCTCAGCACCTATGGTAATAGCGCCGAAACACTGGACGAACGATCACGAAAAATATTGGCATGACCTGTTGCCACCACAATGGCAAAGAATCTAA
- a CDS encoding glycosyltransferase family 10 domain-containing protein, with the protein MLTGSIYGWENGRDDIFNPQSSRNRDDCLEPMRLMSAVARQNDIELHTADVNAQKHLTPDFSLYVESIDFVPCGAKKNYLILYETPLTVPRNGDSWYLNQFDRIFTWNKDLLHNGLQDYHGGMVMRDRFVQIQYPNPIPKECNRDFQSPTYTQRQDFVCLIGSNRHANLVDERELYSQRVKAIQWFEKNAPFDFKLYGNGWKVPQKRLGSLGKLRYRMEKVIPFLLGKPVFKSYQGPAKTKYEVLSKTRFCICFENARNIDGYITEKIFDCFFAGCIPVYWGDVSIANYIPAECFIDFRQFSSYSDLYLYLKSMTPERFAQYQQASREFLLSNQFTPFTSQNFADTIISQIKEDFALV; encoded by the coding sequence ATGTTGACTGGCAGTATTTATGGGTGGGAGAACGGTCGGGACGATATTTTCAATCCACAGAGCTCTCGCAACCGTGATGATTGCCTAGAACCTATGCGTTTAATGTCTGCGGTAGCGCGTCAAAATGACATCGAGCTTCATACTGCTGATGTAAATGCTCAAAAGCATTTAACCCCTGATTTTTCGCTTTATGTTGAATCGATCGATTTTGTTCCTTGCGGTGCCAAGAAAAACTATCTTATATTGTATGAGACACCGCTTACTGTTCCCAGAAATGGTGATAGCTGGTATTTAAACCAGTTTGACCGAATCTTCACCTGGAATAAAGATCTGCTTCACAATGGTCTTCAAGATTATCATGGCGGCATGGTAATGCGCGATCGATTTGTGCAGATTCAATACCCAAATCCCATTCCCAAAGAATGTAATAGGGATTTTCAAAGCCCTACATATACCCAGCGTCAAGATTTTGTTTGTTTGATCGGTAGCAACCGTCATGCTAATTTGGTAGATGAGCGCGAGTTATATTCCCAGAGAGTTAAGGCTATTCAATGGTTTGAGAAAAATGCGCCTTTTGACTTTAAGCTTTACGGTAATGGTTGGAAAGTTCCACAAAAGAGATTGGGTAGTTTGGGTAAGCTACGTTATCGCATGGAAAAAGTTATACCATTTTTACTGGGAAAACCGGTTTTTAAAAGCTATCAGGGGCCCGCTAAAACAAAGTATGAAGTTCTAAGCAAAACCCGGTTTTGTATTTGCTTTGAAAATGCTCGCAATATTGATGGCTACATCACTGAAAAAATATTTGATTGTTTTTTTGCTGGATGCATTCCGGTCTACTGGGGTGATGTTAGTATTGCAAACTATATTCCAGCGGAATGCTTTATTGATTTCCGCCAATTTTCTTCTTACTCAGATCTTTATCTATATCTCAAGAGTATGACTCCAGAACGGTTTGCTCAATACCAACAGGCCTCTAGAGAATTTTTATTGAGCAATCAATTTACCCCATTTACTTCGCAAAATTTTGCTGACACTATCATTAGTCAAATTAAGGAAGATTTCGCGTTGGTCTAG
- the rfbB gene encoding dTDP-glucose 4,6-dehydratase, with the protein MILVTGGAGFIGANFVLSWLRASDAEEVINLDKLTYAGNLANLSALQNDPRHIFIHGDIGDKDLVSKLLSDYHPRAIVNFAAESHVDRSIHGPAEFIQTNIVGTFNLLECARGYWAGLQRVDKERFRFHHISTDEVYGSLASSDPAFKETNSYGPNSPYSASKAASDHLVRAWFHTYGFPVVTTNCSNNYGPYHFPEKLIPLVILNALNGKPLPVYGDGQQIRDWLYVGDHCSAIREVLAKGILGETYNIGGWNEKANLEVVNIICQILDELRPRADGKPYADQITFVKDRPGHDRRYAIDASKIEKDLGWRPQETFDTGIRKTIQWYLDNPDWVQAVVTGSYRDWLEKQYLN; encoded by the coding sequence ATGATTTTAGTGACTGGTGGGGCGGGATTTATTGGGGCCAACTTTGTATTAAGTTGGCTTAGAGCCTCTGATGCTGAGGAAGTCATTAACTTAGATAAATTAACTTATGCAGGTAATTTAGCAAATTTAAGCGCACTTCAGAATGACCCTAGACATATTTTTATTCATGGCGATATTGGTGATAAAGATTTAGTTAGTAAACTTTTATCCGATTACCATCCGCGCGCTATTGTTAATTTTGCCGCAGAGAGTCATGTCGATCGCTCAATTCATGGGCCGGCGGAGTTCATTCAAACCAATATTGTGGGCACCTTTAATCTACTAGAGTGTGCAAGGGGCTACTGGGCAGGCTTGCAGCGTGTCGATAAAGAAAGGTTTCGTTTCCATCATATTTCGACCGATGAAGTCTATGGATCTTTAGCATCATCCGACCCTGCTTTTAAGGAGACCAATTCCTACGGGCCTAATAGCCCCTATTCTGCCTCTAAGGCAGCCTCTGACCATTTGGTGCGTGCTTGGTTCCATACCTACGGTTTTCCAGTGGTTACCACCAATTGTTCTAATAATTATGGACCCTACCATTTCCCTGAAAAGCTCATACCGCTGGTTATTCTGAATGCGTTGAATGGCAAACCATTGCCGGTATATGGCGATGGTCAACAAATTCGGGATTGGTTATACGTAGGTGACCACTGTTCGGCAATTCGTGAAGTTCTCGCTAAGGGTATTCTTGGTGAGACATATAACATTGGTGGCTGGAATGAAAAAGCCAATCTCGAGGTGGTCAATATAATCTGTCAAATTTTGGATGAGTTAAGGCCGCGCGCAGATGGCAAACCTTACGCAGACCAGATTACCTTTGTAAAAGATCGTCCTGGACATGATCGTCGTTATGCAATAGATGCAAGCAAAATTGAAAAAGACTTAGGCTGGCGGCCGCAAGAAACTTTTGATACTGGGATTCGTAAAACGATACAGTGGTATCTAGATAATCCAGATTGGGTTCAAGCGGTTGTGACTGGTTCTTATCGTGACTGGCTTGAGAAGCAATACCTCAATTGA
- the rfbD gene encoding dTDP-4-dehydrorhamnose reductase, giving the protein MNILVFGRDGQLGQALQKQFQSVLFQKGNNILFVGRSECDLGYPSQITNLLEGFKPQLLINAAAYTAVDQAEKEPELAFAINAGAPEVMAVYAAHYGATLLHFSTDYVFDGSKQGAYTESDKISPLGVYGKSKEAGEHAIAKAFKTATEKSGQFAIFRTSWVYGDGRNFIRTILRLAKERSMLRVINDQYGVPTSAAWLAEVVCYLALNTNQLREFHSGIYHAVPRGETSWHALACLAVQAALDDGQELQASLATIAPIPASEYPMAAPRPMNSRLSTTRLQIELERLGLVSKLPHWNTPWDEQVVSYVKHLSKN; this is encoded by the coding sequence ATGAATATTCTTGTTTTTGGGAGGGATGGTCAGCTAGGACAAGCCCTCCAGAAGCAATTTCAGAGTGTATTATTTCAAAAAGGAAATAACATTCTTTTTGTTGGTCGTAGCGAGTGCGATCTTGGTTATCCAAGCCAGATTACCAATTTACTAGAAGGCTTTAAACCACAGTTACTAATTAATGCTGCTGCTTACACTGCCGTAGATCAGGCGGAAAAAGAGCCAGAGTTAGCATTTGCAATTAACGCTGGCGCTCCTGAAGTAATGGCTGTATATGCTGCGCACTATGGAGCAACTCTGCTTCATTTTTCTACAGATTATGTTTTCGATGGATCAAAGCAGGGCGCCTATACGGAGAGCGACAAAATTAGTCCTTTAGGTGTGTATGGAAAATCCAAGGAAGCAGGTGAGCATGCGATTGCCAAAGCTTTCAAGACTGCTACAGAAAAGAGTGGGCAGTTTGCAATTTTTAGAACTAGTTGGGTTTATGGCGATGGTAGAAATTTCATCCGCACTATTTTGCGTTTAGCTAAAGAGCGTTCAATGCTAAGGGTAATTAACGATCAATATGGCGTTCCTACTAGCGCCGCTTGGTTGGCGGAAGTGGTCTGCTATCTGGCGCTAAATACAAATCAGCTTAGAGAATTTCATTCGGGCATTTATCACGCGGTCCCACGAGGCGAAACTAGTTGGCATGCTTTAGCCTGTCTGGCGGTCCAGGCGGCCTTAGATGATGGTCAAGAATTGCAAGCATCCCTTGCTACTATCGCCCCAATTCCTGCATCAGAGTACCCCATGGCTGCTCCAAGACCAATGAACTCTCGTTTATCTACGACTAGGCTTCAAATTGAGCTTGAGCGCCTAGGTCTTGTGTCAAAATTACCCCATTGGAATACACCATGGGATGAGCAAGTAGTCTCTTACGTCAAGCATTTATCTAAAAATTGA